The sequence GTTTGAGGAAGGTATACAAGATATCAGAATGATTGCTTGTTCGTGTTCGAATGTTATTATAGTTGGGCAATGCAACTTTTTGCCtgatattttttgtaatatttgacatgaaaataaaattttattttattggcgATAGATACAAGTATATTTAGGATTTATCTGTATTGTTAGATAACGATAGTTGTGTCTCTATCTCCTATTTGTAAGGGGTTTTAGAGGTTCCTCTGTTATGTATATATACGGCAGAAGCCGGTGTGAATAAAACACAAGTGTTCGATATCTTAttctacatggtatcagagcatcgaTCATTCTAATCACAAAAAGTTCGTTCAAATTCTTTTGTTTGTTCAAAGTCAGAACAAAGTTCGTCAGTGACGATGTCGGACGTAGACACAAAGAGTGTAGAAGAAACTACGGCCATAGTAAAGAAGACCGGAGGTTCTGTCGCTGAGTCAGCGCCACCTTCACTGTATAGATTGTATGGATCCGATAATCCAGGGTCTATGATTACTTCAGTCACGTTGACTCGAGATAATTATAATCAGTGGGCAAACGAGATGCTTAACGCACTCCAAGCCAAGCGCAAGATAGGGTTCATAAACGGAACTCTACTGAAGCCGACGATGGAGAGTTCAGACTATGAAGATTGGATGGCTGTAAATTCAATGATCGTAGGATGGATACGTTCTTCAATAGATCCAAAAGTCAAGTCGTCTGTGTCGTTCATATCTGATGCTAGTCAGCTGTGGTCAGAATTGAAACAACGATTTTCGGTTGGAAACAAAGTAAGAATTCATCAGCTCAAAGCTCAATTGGCTTCTTGTCGTCAAGATGGGCAGAGTGTGCTTGACTATTATGGTAGGTTGTGTTCGCTCTGGGAAGAGTATGCGATCTACAGGCCGTTGCCAATGTGTACTTGTGGAGTTGCTTTAGATATctcaaaagaaagagaagatgacAAAGTACATCAGTTTCTGATGGGTCTTGATGACTCACGATATGGTGGGCTGTGTACAACGCTTATTGGGACAGATCCGCTGCCAACTATTGGTGAAGTGTACTCAAAGGTAATCAGAGAGGAGCAGAGGTTGTCAGCTTCTCGAGTTCGTGAGCAACATCAGGAAGCAGTTGGCTTTGTTGCTCGACAAGGTGAAGATTCTTCTCGAGGTGAAAGTCAAAGCAGCTTGAAGAGTGACTCAATACTCCGTCCAAAGGATCGTGGGGTCACCTGTTCACACTGTGGACGTACTGGTCATGAGAAGAAAGATTGCTGGTCTTCGTGAAGTTAAATGGCTTCGCAAGCTGTTAAAAGGATTGGATGTTGAACAACTTGCGCCCACTAGGTTTTTCTGTGACAGCAAAGCTGCTATTCACATCGCTACAAACCCAGTCTTTCATGAGCGTACGAAGCACATCGAAAATGACTGTCATTCTGTACGGGATGCTGTCAAAAGTGGTTTGATTAACCTTCATCATATTCGAACAACAGAGCAGGTTGCAGACATATTGACAAAGGCGCTTGGTGTGCCCAGTTTAGTACATTGTTGTCCAAGTTGGGCTTTCGGAACCTCCACtctccaacttgagggggagtattggcGATAGATACAAGTATATTTAGGATTTATCTGTATTGTTAGATAATGATAGTTGTGTCTCTATCTCTTATTTGTAAGGGGTTTTAGAGGTTCCTCTGTTATGTATATATACGGCAGAAGCCGGTGTGAATAAAACACAAGTGTTCGATATCTTATTCTACATATTTCTTTGGTGTACTTCGTTTTAGTAGATTAGATTATATTTCCTTAGCTCGTTTACGAACATaaaaaaagtcatatttttgcCGCCGGATGTTCCATCAGTTTTCAATATTACGACAAAAAACGTTTTCCAGACTAGAGATAACACAAATGATTGCAGCCACATGCACGATGATAAATACCCCACCAGAGAAAGCAAATTAAAAGGCCTATCTTCTTCGATATCCCGTAGCTATAGAGCTTCATACGCAAACAAAGCAATGGCTATCTCAAAAGCTTTTCCATTGCTTCTGGTCTTGTTGCTAGTCCTCAACTCAACATTCTCCTTTTGTCATGCCGTTAAGCAATGCCCTCCTCCCAGAAAACAATCATCCATGAAATGTCCAAGAGACACGGTCAAGTTTGGAGTGTGTGGCAGCTGGTTAGGTCTAGTTCATGAGGTCATCGGTACACCACCGAGCCAGGAGTGTTGCTCACTTGTCAAAggtttggctgatcttgaaGCTGCCCTTTGTCTTTGCACCGCCCTTAAAACTAGCCTACTCGGAGTCGCTCCGGTTAAACTTCCTGTTGCTCTCACTTTGCTTCTCAACTCTTGTGGCAAGACTCTTCCTCAGGGATTTGTCTGTTGATCTTGAACCAATTGTTATCTTGTAAAcgaattgtttctttttttcttttattgtattTCATATTCCTATTTTTATGCAacatctatttttatataaaagtctttttatataaaaatttcttCTTGAATTCTTTAGATTCGGAAATCTTAATTGTGAGGTTGCGAAGACA is a genomic window of Brassica napus cultivar Da-Ae chromosome A2, Da-Ae, whole genome shotgun sequence containing:
- the LOC106399247 gene encoding putative lipid-binding protein At4g00165 → MHDDKYPTRESKLKGLSSSISRSYRASYANKAMAISKAFPLLLVLLLVLNSTFSFCHAVKQCPPPRKQSSMKCPRDTVKFGVCGSWLGLVHEVIGTPPSQECCSLVKGLADLEAALCLCTALKTSLLGVAPVKLPVALTLLLNSCGKTLPQGFVC